One Alnus glutinosa chromosome 13, dhAlnGlut1.1, whole genome shotgun sequence genomic window, acggtcgcacattagctgcaagtaacttccatacagaggctttgcgcgtccggaataggaggatggtcgtccagacggttgatctgatgcatgcaatttccatatttgatacacGAGCATCTGGACCATGATGACTGACGTttggacgtctggatttgaattgggatacttgccttatggatgagcgcatccggacggttgtagcaatcttcccatatctgtattttggaaagaaatcctgaagcttgatcgaactcTGAGGATCATCCGGACAGGCTGCTaaatcgtccggatggatgcaagctgcagcagttcgaagcttctcgacacagaggaaggttcaGACGGGAacccacatcgtctggacgaatgATTCTTTAGTTTGAtgtgcgtccagacggtatgacatttcgtctggacggctggtgctttggacagctgggcgtccggacggtatgacacgtcatctggacggctggcagggaaccgatttttttttacttacaaactgtgcagaatcttctggaaacacttctgaatagcggaatccctgttaaagagcatctttacaaagaagtgattttgcccaacaaaatgtggccaattTCAAACTAACGAACTCCcacatttggccattctggggcAAAAATCACTTagccggttaaaaatacaatcctggtctaaaaataaaaattactccctctttttgtcacaaaggcacaaagggtaaaatatagTAATTAAAATTAACCACGACAAGAATTACACCCCCTAAAAGTCTCAAAAGGgctagggtaaacagagtagtAAAGTCCACAAGTTTAACAAGAGTAACAAAAAGGACTGAATAAAAACATCAAGCTGGACTGTGGAAGGAAGAGCAGCATGGTcaggtccttcacaagtataatagCAAACGCATGTATCCTAGTCTGGGAAATCAGTCAaagagcaagtcagaattatgcaaacatatagtcgatAGACAAGGATAAGATAGGCAAAGATTTCCTtgcaaacataataatgaaaatagcttgctcaacttatgcaatgtgtgtgtgtgaaggctttttcaaaggtatgactttcattgATATGACACACAGCGAccaaattttctagacaagagagaaaatcagtgagaGATTAATCAAAAGTTAAActttataacttactagggcctagccaccctcatctgatacactccccctaagatgcagcatccaattgtttttacttgtaccatgaaagacaaggtaaaattttacttgcaccatgaaggacaaggcttatttcagcacagaagcagtgggAGTAAgtatatagcacagaaaactgaagaattaCTGCCTGATTCTTTTGaagctgcaacctagagagagtgccagaatttttaggttctaggttcaactagcatttggtcaatttgaccatcttgtcaAAAACCTCTCTCTTGTATAGAGTACCCAGAAGCAaaagttagagagaaaaaatacacacattcgggggagccttggatagtgcataaagTCATCTCATGAGAGAAGCAGTTATCAATCATAAAAAGTGAGtaggaaaactttgcatatgtcaaaCTTATTGATACCGGATTGGAATGGAGGAACAGGAAACTcaagaaatgaacaagaaattaagGATAGGAGTTCACCACCCAAGAGATTCACCAAGGGGATATAGATTATCACCACCCCAAGGATTAAATCAAGGGATACAGAACTATAGGAATTTCACCACTCAAAGGTTAACACCAAAGAAATACAGAATTTACAAGAATGAGGATTCACTCTTGTCACAAACCAAACTGATATTTCACTCTCCAAAAAAATGTCCTCTTCAGCTTACAACCACAAGTATTAAAAgagcttggaacaaccctccaagcatAGGACAAGCAAGACAACCATGCTGCAATTCTTACACAAAATAAGGCATAGCAAACAGGTCAGGAAATAAGGCAGGAAACAGACAGGGGGACAATATCCAAAATAGGTAAGGAGACAGGGGATGGTTCAAAAGTAAGAAAACAACGTCCCAGATTTCTCGAGTGGACCCAACGACTAATTTTAAAACGGTCGCTGGAACGGCGCAAGGACTCATGCTTTCTCGCACAAGGCCTTTGGAGATCAGCTCATCAACTTGCCTTTGCAACTCTTCGTGCTCCCTTGGATTCATCCTATAGGCTGATTTGTTAGGTAAGACAGAACCTGGAATAAGATCAATATGGTGTTGTATACACCTCATAGGTGGAAGGCCCGGTGGAAGTTCTTCGAGAATAACATCAAGGAATTCCTCAAGAAGTGGTTGTATCATAAGTGAAATTTCAATGGGGTCTTTCTTTTCAACTACAATAAGAACATACCCCTTCCCACATTCAGTTAAGGTTTTCTCAACTTCACCTACAGATAGTAAGTTACAACCCTCCCCTTTAGATGGTTTAGGAGTAATTACCATTTTTAATGGGGCCAAAACCACTTTAACTCCATCTTTTACAAAAGAATAGGTGTTTTTCAGACCATTATGGACAGTTTTTCTATCATACTGCCAGGGCCTACCAAGTAGTATGTGACAAGCATCCATAGGAACAACATTGCACATAACTTCATCTTGATAATTTTTTCCAATGCAGAATTGAACTAAGCATTTCTTAGTTACCTGGATATCATTGCCCTTTCGAAGCCATTGAAGTTTGTAAGGATGGGAATGAGGAGCTTTTGTTTTCAGATTCAGCTTCTCCACCATGGTTGTAGACACCACATTCTCACAACTTCCCCCATCAATGATAACATCAAACACCTTGCCATTGGAAGTGCATTTGTGTGAAAAATGTTGTTCCGAAGCCAATCATCTTCGGCATAAGTTGATCTTAAGAGTCTACGAATGACAAGAGACTCTCTTGATCTGCATACGTCAACTCCTCCTCAGATTCttcctcaatttgctcctcctcaGCATTATCTTGCGATTTGGACAATCAAAAGCAACATGTCCAAAACCATGACATTTAAAGCATTTTCTACTTGAATTAGAAGTGTTGAAACGATTAGAACCTGATGGGGTTTCATTCTTAGCAGGTGGTTTGACAGCTGCTATCTTGGTTGGTGGAGTAGCCTTGGAAGTAGAACTACTCCCCCGGTTTGTGCTTCCATCACGATTGAAAGGCCGATAGGTGCTCCTACGCCCCTCCTTCAATTGTTTCTCCACCTTGAGTGCTAGCTTGCAAACATCATTGTAAGTCCAGTAGGGTTGCAATTGTACAATATTACTGATCTCAAGACGTAACCCTCCAAGATAGCGGGCAACCATTTGTTCTTCAGGCTCTACAATGTCACAACGCATCATAGAATGATCAAACTCTGTTGTGTATTCTTCCACTGAGAGATCATTTTGCCGAAAGTTGTGGAATTTAAGAAAAGCATCTTGCCGATAATGATCTGGCAAATACTTCTTCTTAATAGCCTTCTTGATCTTCACCCAAGTTACAATGCGACTCTTTCTCTCACGTTCTCGCTGCCTCTTAAGGTGTTCCCACCAAATAGAAGCATGTTTTCGTAACTTGATGGCAACAAGCTTCACTTTGTTGTGATCTGGAACATCTTTGTAATCAAAGATTCGCTCTATGGTGTTGAGCCAATCAATGAATTCATCGGGTTGCATTCTTCCTTCAAATTCTGGAATGTCCACCTTGACGTCACAATCCCGTCGGAAAACATGATTTCTTAGGTTACGTGGGTGAGGTGGAGTGCTGTCACTTGAGGTGTGACTATGAGCATGGTGAAAAGGATTAACTTCGTCTCCATCATTGCTGGAAACTTTAACATCCGATCCATGGTGAGAGGCACCATGTTCAGAAGCTTCATAACGCTATAGGCGTTGTTAAAGCTGCTGTACTTGTCTCCTCAAGGCCTCCATTTCGATATCTCGCGGGTCTCCTTGTGGCGGTGCTTCTGGAGCTGCTACCGGATTAGCTTGACCACAACAACCACGAACAGCCATAATAACAAGAACTATGGAAATCAAGGCGTTAGAGATCACTCTTAAGAAaccaaagctctgataccaatttgataCCGGATTGGAATGGTGGAACAGGAAACTCAGGAAATGAATAAGAAATTAAGGATAGGAGTTCACCACCCAAGAGATTCACCAAGGGGATATAGATTATCACCACCCTAAGGATTAAATCAAGGGATACAGAACTATAGGAATTTCACCACTCAAAGTTTAACACCAATGAGATACAAAATTTACAAGAATGAGGATTCACTCTTGTCACAAACCAAACTGATATTTCACTCTCCAAAAAAATGTCCCCTTCAGCTTACAACCACAAGTATTAAAAgagcttggaacaaccctccaagcatAGGACAAGCAAGACAACCATGCTGCAATTCTTACACAAAATAAGGCATAGCAAACAGGTCAGGAAATAAGGCAGGAGACAGACAGGAGGACAATATCCAAAACAGGCAAGGAGACAAGGGATGGTTCAAAAGTAGGAAAACAACATCCCGAATTTCTCGAGTGGACCCAACGACTAATTTTGAAAACGGTCGTATCTTTTTGTATGTTTCTCCAAATAGACTGAAACTTGTTGGGTTGGAAAGATAAcgtcttgaacttcaatttggaCCTAAGAAACTTTTGAAAAGGAcatcgtttggtcctgttatgatggGCCTAAACATAGTAGTAGACTGCTGCATCCGAATCTTCTTCCATTTTGGGGTTTGGGCCTTGCTTACTTGACAAGAGTTTACATGGCTCTTGCTGGGCATACCCAAGTCAGGCTGGACATACCCATGTCACTTAtattctcaaccatatgtaagaataattcatcattgcacaatgaactaataacccaaaacaaaaacatgagatagctgacatacctttgAAGGAACCATCTTGCTACAaaactcccaatttttttttattattatttaagaaaaaacatcatgctatcagaggacaagacaaaaatctcatcctagcatgaaaagcatgtctaggacatgtcacaaacaccaatggctttccgaagggactcaaacctgctaccatctagaggtttggtaagaatgtcagccaattggttttcagtggggatgaaagagagagatactacctcggattccacaagatcaagcaaaaagtgatgtctgatgtcgatgtgcttggccTAAGAGTGTTGAACGGGATTCTTGAAGATGTTGAAAGCATTattattatcacagttgataatcgtggtatcttgagagaatccatagTCACCTTgcagtgtcttcatccacagtaattgggtacaatagcttcccgcagcaatatattcagcctcagcaatagagagagatatagaggcttgtttcttactcATCCAAACGACAAGATTGCTTCCCACATAgaaacaacaagatttgtttctctagaataccatatgccataaagaagagtatcatttacatacctgatgatacgcttgactgcagtgaggaGAGATTCCTCAGGATTTGcttgaaagcgagcacaaactcccacattGAAGGCAacgtctggtcggctggctgtatgATATaggagactccctatcatactcctgtaaagaGATGGATCAACTGGTTTCCCTGCAAGATCActtctaatcttgacactggtgctcatgggagtttgAGCACGACTCTTCCCATCCAGACCAAAATGTTCCACCAAATCCTTGGCATACTGATGTGAACCCGCAGGATGAAATCCCCTTTGAacccacaaacaaattgaaatctacccaagaaagccaagaatcaagtccaaagaatcttgacccgttgaaatcttgtttcaagaacctagatttggtgagaacgccacaaagggtttgcctttgataagttcttagttcaatcaagaacaagtagagaaaactgaaaaaaagttttctatgaagaacaaaacttcattcacaatcaatttgtctagcatatgcggctacaagtctttttaaaatctctccataaaaccctaatcctactaaggcctacatcaattaaaaaacatgggctgaacatcttcaagcccaaaatatcctaaactacacttctatagctaataaaagaagtccacttaataaaacaaataggcctaaaggcctacaaccatagaaacataaaaataggcccatatgcctatacttagtgaaataaagagtttgcaagaaaccactaggctatgctgcccccatctgttgcttgtatcacatgaattaaagttggttcttcttctttcaagcccatcttgaatgttggagtcttgctcgataaatttgcaaactcggcccaagtggattgcaccaatctttgcattgcctccttgatcttcttcacccttgactttgtgattggcccatctagaacttgtaagggatctttaagattcggcctaccatggggcccatcacATACTTTGATtgggagatgaagatgccttcagaaGTTTGCTTGCCTTGAAGACTAAGAaggtagttcagctcaccaatcatgttcatctcaaattcttgcttcatctcttcggaaaactcatgggcaagagagtctaaagtagctccaaaaataatgtcatcaacatagatttgagtAATGAGTTTGTGAATACTTTAATTTCTGATAAACAAGGTTCGACCATcttgtccccttgtaaatcccttaGTCAGGAGATAAGTGGAAAGACACTCATACCATGCCTGAGGAgcttgcttaagcccatatcctttttcagcttgtacacatgatggggatctTGAAATTCTttcggctgttctacataaacctcTTCTCGAAGAACACCATTCAGAAATGCACACTTTACATCCATCTAGAGAAAATTTCTAAttgattctaacctggcaaccggggcaaaagtttcatcaaagtctactccctctatctgagtatatcccttgGCAACAAAACGGGCTTTATTCCATACCACAGTACCAGGCTCAtaagttttgtttttgaatatcCACTTGGTATTAATGATATTCTGTTCTGCAGGACGAGGAACCAAAGTCgaaacatcatttctggtgaattgatggagctcttcatgcatggcagacacccaACCCTCATCTTGAAGTgcttcatcaattttcttgggctctgtttgtacaaggtagcagctgtaggagacttgattagctacttcactggtaggctgGATGACTCTGATTtttagcctacgcccttcatcaacggtcccaagaagctgctaAGGAGAATGATTGAGCTTCACCCATGACTGCTTGGGAGGATTTGCAGGAGATACTTGAtgagcgtcgaatgttgcacattcaagccccttaacttaaaatatgttaattccttagcattgttatttgtttgattttgtgttgttttattattttcaggttttaaataaagatgaaattaattccattaattttgggtttaaagcacactttgagaagacctagaagatattggtaagcttaaccaatcataatagaatacctatataatgtggttaagtttaatcaaatcaagagaatgattaaatcggaatttatccgttaagagtcaaaatcggattagattcaaatttgaattctgcatatgtctcagtgttttgatcataacttttgcgtcaaaTATcatattgcaatgaaattgggggcgttggaaagctaataaaaaaattcaaaaaatatgtccgaaatagcttttctctaattcggacatttactatgccaaaatagCCCCGCAATAAAAAACCGCAATTCTtaacgaatttggaatcattttcctacttggattgaagttttaaTCTCTTatttggacaagaagactcaagaggggatttttctggaattccaagagcttctaagCCTCTCCtagtccctataaatagacccctaaggtTCAAGAGAAGTGTGCTTGGTGTTTGTGCTTGTGTTTAGATTTAGATATAAGATTCTTCTTGGAGGcgtgacaagttgaagaggagaagaacatggcaggaggccatctcagcaccacgatgagcggctaaattcctaacaatggtttaattgtattttaatttggtatttttaatatgcatgatggttgtataactgtgagaattgattttaatgtttatattcaatcattatgaatttcttatcttatcttaaaaggtcttttatattgattgaactcaatccttcatattttctgtgattatgtgtgTTGATAAAATGACCTCCCGAGCGGGAGGTCTCGGGTGC contains:
- the LOC133853894 gene encoding uncharacterized protein LOC133853894, with amino-acid sequence MVEKLNLKTKAPHSHPYKLQWLRKGNDIQVTKKCLVQFCIGKNYQDEVMCNVVPMDACHILLGRPWQYDRKTVHNGLKNTYSFVKDGVKVVLAPLKMVITPKPSKGEGCNLLSVGEVEKTLTECGKGYVLIVVEKKDPIEISLMIQPLLEEFLDVILEELPPGLPPMRCIQHHIDLIPGSVLPNKSAYRMNPREHEELQRQVDELISKGLVRESMKPKMRVSNPLGSQTLMKSNAQLRHEGQGEAPQPPVQVELPTGALLFSDCSTSSIA